A portion of the Esox lucius isolate fEsoLuc1 chromosome 20, fEsoLuc1.pri, whole genome shotgun sequence genome contains these proteins:
- the pafah1b3 gene encoding platelet-activating factor acetylhydrolase IB subunit gamma codes for MSAEDSNPAATPTPCVDTQGDGRWMSLHNHFVSNSKDKEPDVLFVGDSLVQLLHQFEVWRELFSPLHALNFGVGGDATQHVLWRLSNGELAHISPKVVVLWVGTNNHGHTAEQTCGGIMAIVQLIKDKLPNAQTVILGLLPRGKMPNPLRDRNARVNKLVQEAVSSLPHASLLNVDPGFVHSDGSISHQDLYDYLHLTPQGYQAVCQTIHTHLKGLLEKTG; via the exons ATGAGCGCTGAGGACTCCAACCCCGCTGCCACACCTACTCCTTGTGTGGACACACAGGGAGATGGCCGATGGATGTCTTTG CATAACCACTTTGTGTCTAACAGCAAGGACAAGGAACCTGATGTTCTGTTTGTAGGAGACTCCCTTGTCCAACTCTTGCACCAGTTTGAG GTGTGGCGAGAgctgttctctcctctccatgcCCTCAACTTTGGAGTaggaggtgatgcaacacagcaTGTTTTGTGGAGACTTAGCAATGGAGAGCTGGCCCACATCAGCCCAAAG GTGGTGGTGCTGTGGGTGGGCACCAATAACCACGGTCACACTGCGGAACAGACCTGTGGCGGCATCATGGCCATAGTCCAACTTATCAAGGACAAGCTACCCAACGCTCAAACTGTCATACTT GGACTATTGCCCAGGGGTAAGATGCCGAACCCCCTGCGTGACAGGAACGCTCGGGTCAACAAGCTGGTCCAGGAGGCGgtgtcctccctcccccatgcCTCCCTCCTCAACGTGGACCCTGGCTTTGTGCACTCGGATGGCAGCATCTCCCACCAGGATCTGTATGACTACCTTCATCTCACCCCTCAGGGCTACCAAGCGGTGTGCCAGACGATACACACCCACCTCAAAGGTCTGCTGGAGAAAACAGGCTGA